In the Cylindrospermopsis raciborskii Cr2010 genome, GGCAACATTTTTAAACCGGACTAACTGTGACCGCATATCCGATTTGGTCCAGGATGCAGCAAAAGTGTTAAATCCCCAACTGATAATGGGATTGGGTATTTTAAATTCAAAGGAATTAATCAATAATGTGCCTTGACTTAGAGGTTGACATTCCCAGCGATCGCTCCCTTGAAAGAACCCCTTAAAACCCCAGACAATAAGTCCTGGTTGTCTTTCAATGACCACCACATTGAGAGTGGGTTTAATTCCTGGGATTTGAATCATAAAACGACTGCGACTGCCAATTTCTGTGGTCCAAACCTCCCCTAGGGGTTCACAGCGAAGGAGGGGATTTAACCATTGGTGCATTAAATGCAAGTCGGTTAAACATTGTTCTACTAATGTAGCAGGAGCATTAATTTGAATTGACTGTTGTAAAAGTTGGGTCATTTTTAAAAATATAGCTTGTGCCAGAATTTAGGGTTGGCTCGCATACCAATGGTGTAAGGCCAAGCGTTGGATTTCACGCCAAGGGAGATGATGCTGTCTAGCTAGATTGGCACAGTCTTCATATTCAGGTTGTACATTAGTAATGACCTTTTGTGACGTTTTACCTTGCCAAGCCACCTTTACAGCAACTTGACCATAGGGAGTTTGCACCGTTTGCATATCTCTTTGTAAAATACGGCGTTGTTGAGTAGTATAACGAATACCCAAGGTGGTAGTTTCCCTAAATATCACCTCCTGACAACCAGTCAGATTTTCCGGATGACAAATTGCACTTAGTAAAATTCCCGGACGTGATTTTTTCATACCTATAGATTGGGTAAACACATCTACCGCACCAGCAGCAAACAAAGCTTCAAAAACATAACCTATAGCTTGGGGACTCAAATCATCTATTTGGGTCTCTAAAACACAAATTGTCTCTTCCCCTTGTCCATGAGGATCCCCATCATTCACCTGTAACTTGTGAATATGTAAAGGATCTGGGGAAGTTTCACCTAGCCAAATGCGTAGTATATTAGGAATGGGTAAATCCAGAGAACCAGCACCCAATCCCACCTGCTTCAACACCATCGGTGGAGGTGAACCAAAACTCCTCGCCAAAGTAGTGGCGATCGCTGCTCCTGTTGGTGTAACTAGTTCTCTGTCAATACCATTACTATAGACGGGAGAATTGGTCATTTCCCATAACTTTAACACTGCGGGTACGGGAACTGGCATTCTACCATGAGCAGCTCTAACCGTTCCCCCCCCCGTAGGAAAGGCTGAACAATAGACTAAGGGTAGCCCAGTTTCATCACTGTCTATTCCTAACCAGTCTAAACTCAAACAGGTTCCCACAATATCCACAATTGCATCAACAGCACCAACTTCATGAAAGTGAACTTTTTCAGGTGCAATGCCATGTACTGCGCCTTCTGCTACTGCTAATTGGCGGAATACAGCTAAACTCCAGTCAGCTGCTCTTGTGGGTAGATTAGCTGCGAGGATCATCTTTTCTATTTCTGGTAGATGACGACCATGGTGATGATGGTGATTATGATCGTGATCATGATGGTAACTGGTTAGGTTGACATGGATTTTAGTAGCTTGTTGAGTTTGACGATGAACTAACTCGCTTTCCAATTCATATTCCTGGTCAATCCCCAAACCCCCAAGTTTTTCCAGTAAGTAGTTGACAGGAACACCCAAACTTACGAAAGCGCCCAAACACATATCACCAGATATTCCCGTAGGACATTGAAAATAGGCAATTTTACTCATAAAATGCTAATAATGATTAATCGTTTTTTTGTGTTTCTGTTTAAACTGTAAGTTAAATTCTACTGATCTTATGGTCATGGAGGGGTCATAGGTAGCAATGACGTTTAAGTTGGAAATTAATCTTTCACCCATTTATTAGCTTATGGCTAGAATTTTGGAAATTCATCCTGATAACCCACAAAATCGTCGGATAGAGGATATAAGGTTGGCACTTTCTGGTGGTGCTGTTATGCTTTATCCCACTGATACGGTTTATGCCATCGGTTGCGATTTAAATGCCAAGTCAGCTGTAGAAAGAGTTAAGAAAATTAAGCGGTTGGCCAATGATAAACCATTAACCTTCCTATGTCCTTCTCTTTCTCGCGTAGCTACTTATGCCTTTGTCAGTGATATAGCTTATCGGATTATGAAATCCTTGATACCAGGTCCCTACACTTTTTTGTTGCCTGCTACCAAGTTAGTACCGCGATTGGTACAAAATCCTAAGCGTAAAACCACGGGGATTCGAGTGCCAAATCACCACCTGTGTTTGGCCTTACTAGAATCTTTGGGGAATCCCATTATCTCTACTTCGGCGCATTTACCCCTTTATGATATGGATGACCTAAATGTAGATATTGACATACACCCATCTAAGATGGACCTGTTTGACCGTTTAGATAGCTTGGTAGATATTATTATAGACACGGGTGAGGAACCCAAGAATCAGGTATCTACTATTTTAGACTTGACGGATAATCAACCTATTATAACAAGAAAAGGAATGGGTTGGGAAGCAGTAGCAGCTTGGATATAATCACCTTGCCAATTTTAATAGATGATCCCCATTTTGACTATTACTTTGATACTATTGCACCAAAAAATGCTCAATTCAGAAAATACAGCTTTAACACTTCACGGTAACATACACCAAGACTATCCGCAAAAAATCTTCAAGGGAAGAGGTGGTTTCATACCGGATAATGCCATGGAAAGACATCAATCGGTTGCGTTTAATTGTAGTTAAGGTGCAATACTCAGGAAAAGTCATGAAAGCTAACCCCGTTAATCTGCCAAATTTTAGACCCGCTCTTGATGGTGACTCTCAAGACTCACCACTTGCTAGTTCCAAAACCTTAGTACAGCTCCTATCTGAGGAAATCGAGTCTCAAGTTAAGGCTTCCTCTGGATGTATACAAGCTGTTGTAAATCGCATAACTAAGGAAGTAGAAAGAATTTGTGATAAAAGTTCCCGTATTCAAACTTCTGGACAAGTTAAGTCTTGGCAGGCTACTTTAGCTAAACATCGCTTACAAAAATGCCTACGTTATTATCAATTGGGTTCAAGACAAGGAAGAGTAGAGTTACATAGTAGTTTAGGTGCAATTGTATATCGTCACGTCACTACAGCTGGATCTGAACTAGGTTTTGAAGCCCGTTATAATCTAATTGAAGATTTTTTACAAGCATTTTATATTGAGGCCATTAAAGCCTTTCGTCGGGAAAACGAATTAGCAGAAGATTATACACCACGCACTCAACTGGAATTAGCTGAGTATATGGCATTTACAGAGCAGTATGCTAAACGTCGAATTAATTTGCCCGGTGGAGCTAATCAACAGTTAATTGTGCTGCGAGCCCAGGGTTTTGCTCGTCGTCAACCCCAGGAAACAACGGTTGATATTGAAATGGCTGTGGATTCAGCTAAAACAGAAGAAGCGGAATCTTATCAGCGTAATTTGGCAGTTCAGCAAATTCGCTCCCAAATGGTTGCTAAGCCCACCTTTGACCCCTCTGAAGAGTCAGAACGAGACCGGGTAATTACTGAGTTGATGAAGTATCTTCAATCTCAGGGTCAAGCGGACTGTATGAATTATTTGTCTTTGAAACTTCAGGATCTATCCGCACCAGAAATCGATCAAATTTTGGGACTAACCAGTCGTCAGCGCGATTATTTACAACAAAGATTTAAATACCACGTTGAAAAGTTCGCTAAACAACATCATTGGCAATTGGTACATCAATGGTTGGGAGCTGGACTAGAACATAAGCTGGGTTTATCCTCTCAACAATGGGATCTTTTCTGGAATCAATTGACTGAACAACAACAACAAATCTTTCAACTTAAAACCACTATGGAAAATGATCAGGCGATCGCCAAGGCTGTGCAATGTACTCCTAAGCAGTTACAAAAGCGATGGACTCAAATGTTGGAATTGGCCTGGGCTATACGTAATGGAAATATGGAAGTTAAGACTTGTTGAACCGTTGAAACCCCTAAACCGAGATTGACCATGGGCAAAATTTGAAAGTGTATTAGTTTCCCTATTGCCCATTTTCTGCTAAACTACTTAATAATAAAAAAGTGTATATTCAAAACTCAAATGTTTGACGGATTCTGGAATAACGTATTTCGCTACCCCCGCTACCTGGTGACTATAGTCTTAGGTCTGCTAGTTAATACATTTGACCCTCTAATTCCACTTTTAAAACGTCCAGGTACACTACTGGCGATTATAGGTCTGTTTGTGGGAGGGTTCTTCTTCCTCACCCTAACTCTCCGAGCTATGTTGGGACTGAGTGCAATCTAAAAGGATTATTCCTAATAAGATAAACTATCTATTGTTAAATCTCTATCAAAAGGCGGAATTTATAATATGGCTACAAATCGCCGTGTTTCCCGTGTTGCGGAATTAATTAAACGGGAGGTCAGCCAAATGTTAATCCACGGTATTAAGGATGACCGGGTGGGTGTGGGTATGGTAAGCGTCACTGATGTCGATGTTTCAGGAGATTTACAACACGCCAAAATATTTGTCAGCATTTATGGAACAGAAGAAGCAAAAGCCGAAACTATGGCGGGGTTAAAATCCGCTACCGGTTATGTTCGTAGTGAGTTGGGCGCTAGGGTTAGATTGCGTCGCACTCCAGAAGTGATTTTTGTGGAAGACCATTCCTTAGAAAGGGGAACTAAAGTGTTAAATTTATTAAACCAACTTCAACAAAAACGCGAAGACTCCCACCAAGATTGATCTACCACCAAAATACTAGATCAGATTGTAACTCTAGACATATTCATACTTCACTCAAATATGTTAATACTGTCTATATGGTACTTTCTGTCATGTTTGTGCCTGCTTTTCGGTTTGACTATTACTAGTACATTTAGTTTTGATGTTATATTTCCTTGACAAACTTCACATTTCTTTAGATAATTTATAGGTCTGTAGCGTCAAAATAATAATAGTTCCGTATAGCAAACTACAAAACCTAGCCACAGGTCTAAATTATCACCACGTCTTCTCAATGAAAATTGGGAATACTATCTAAACGTAAATTTGTGAGTAAAAGCAATGAGTGTAAGTACGGTGCCTTCTATCAATTATTACTCTCTAGACGTAATCCAGTACGAAGCAAGCCAACTTGTGCGTAAGGGAATCGTCAGTCGGCAACAGCCGATATACACACTCTGCCAGTACATCCCCGCTCGGGAATGGGTCTTTGTGGAATATGAATTAGAGAAATGTGACTTTTTGTTGCGCGATCGCATTGGGGATTTGATTGGTCGAGAACAATGGGAAAATGACTAATCAGGACTGCAGTAATTAAGGAGGATCCCGAAGATCCCCAAGTTTCCTAAGTAGTAGTTAAGTAACTTATTTAATCTATGCTTGTCTAAAGTTACTGACTTTGGCAAGTATATTTTTCTCAGGAGGTTGGTTCCGTTTGTTGGAGGTACTGATTAACATCGTCAACTAAGCGGGTGAGATCTGCTTCTGTAGTTAAGCGAACGCCTAAATTGCGTACAGTGAGTAGAACTTTAGCTGCGAAGGGAGTGGGCCAGATATTGGGGTTACAGAACACCTCAAAGAAAACATCACCTGTATGGCGATATTCCAAAGCGGGTTCAGGTGTGATTTTTACCCCGGGGTTAGATTTAACAGTAACAGCTTTCAGACTTAGCATTAATTTATCCATGGCAGTTTTTAGTTCTATAGCAGCGTGGTGGGAAAAAGTGAAAGAAATAGAGCCATGGTCAAGATTGAGAGTGAGTAATGGGGAAGACATAATGGTATGGGGTAAAAATTTTCTAAAACTTTGGCAACCATAATAACTATAATGATAGGTTAAGGGGGTGAGTGGAATTAAATATAAGATGAACGTAGGTTGGGTTGAAGTATGAAACCCAACACCCGCATGGGTTAACCCATCCTACAAATAATTGTGCTTCCCTACTTACCTAATTGCTCCATAATTAGGAATAGCAATGGTAAATATTCGATTATGAATTACAACTACCTAAGGGAAGTAAGGAAAGTACTAATTATTACCCTTTTACTTAACTTGTTTGTGATGGCATTAAAAGTTGTAGTAGGATATGCTACTGGTTCCTTGAGCTTATTAGCGGACGCTTTACACAGTGTTACAGATAGTGCTAACAACGTGTTAGGACTAGTAGCTAATAAATTTTCTTCTCCCTTACCAGATCGAGAACATCCCTATGGACATCACAAATTTGAAGCAGTGGGGGCGTTAGGAATAGCAGCATTTTTAGGGATAGCTTGTTTTGAAATTCTTCAAGGAGCGATAGAGAAAATTATTCGAGGTGGTTCACCCGTGAGAATATCTGGTCCTGAACTGTGGTTATTACTAATTGTATTGGGCGTAAATATCTTCGTCGCATTTTATGAGCGTAACGTAGGGACAAGAATAGGCAGTTCCATTTTAGTTGCTGATGCTAAACACACCATGAGTGATGTGTGGGTAACCATTTCCGTGTTAGGGGGACTAATAGGGATTTGGTGGTTCAACTTTCAATGGTTGGATGTGGTATTGGCCTTTCCCGTAGCTTTGCTAGTCTTTTGGAGTGGATGGTCCGTTTTAAAAGAAAATTTGCCCTGGTTAGTGGATCAAATGGCGATCGCTCCAGAAGCAATACATGGGATTGCCACTTCCGTACCTGGTGTAATTAACTGCCATGATATTGCTTCTCGTGGGGTAATAGGTAGACAGGTATTCATAGAAATGCATCTAGTAGTAGATACACCGGAAGTAGAAACTGCCCATCAAATCACAGAGGAAGTAGAAAACAAACTACAGGAGAGATATAGTCCTGTGAGGATTATAATTCATATAGAACCACCAGCATACCAATCGGAGAACATTAGCTTTGGTAATTAGGATTAGCACCCGAATTTGCTTTCATATACCTATTCCCATTCTATAGTGCCCGGTGGTTTAGAAGTAATATCATAGACCACTCGATTGACCCCTTTAACCTCATTGACAATTCTATTAGAAATGGCTTCTAGCACATCATAAGGTACTCGTGCCCAATCTGCTGTCATGCCATCTTCACTAGTCACTATTCGTAAGACCACAGGATAGGCATAGGTGCGCTGATCACCCATAACCCCCACACTACGAATAGGTAGTAAAACAGCAAATGCTTGCCAATACTGATTATATAAATTCCTTTGGTTGATTTCTTGGCGAACAATTAAATCAGCATCACGTAGAATATTTAACCTTTCTGCTGTCACCTCCCCCAAAATGCGAATAGCTAAACCCGGTCCAGGAAAAGGTTGTCTTTGAACTATCTCCTCTGGTAGACCAAGGGAACGACCCACCTTACGCACTTCATCTTTAAATAGTTTTCGCAGGGGTTCCACCAGTTTAAATCTCAAGTCCTTAGGTAGTCCACCCACATTGTGATGACTCTTGATTTTCACTGCTACCCTCTCCCCAGTTTTAGGATCTACATTAGTGCCAGCAGATTCAATTACATCTGGATATAGTGTACCCTGTGCTAAATAGTCAAAGTGACCCAATCTTTTGGATGTTTCTTCAAACACCCTAATAAACTCGTGACCAATACGACGGCGTTTTTCTTCCGGATCTGTCACACCAGCAATAGCATTTATAAAGCGATCGCGTGCGTTAACGTACTCTACGGGAATATGAAATTGCTCCTGGAACAATTTTAATAATCTTTCTGGCTCTAATTTTCGCATAAAACCCTGATCAATAAACACGCAGGTCAATTGATCTCCAATAGCTTTATGGAGCAAAAATGCCAGGGTAGAAGAATCCACGCCTCCAGAGAGCGCTAACAGCACTCTTCTATCGGAGACTTTAGCACGAATCTCCTGAATAGCATTTTCCACAAAAGCTGCTGTTGTCCAACTGGGTTCGCAGTCACAAATATGGTAAACAAAGTTGCGAATTAGTGCCAGTCCTCCCTGGGAATGAACTACTTCAGGATGAAACTGCACACCATACAGTTTGCGCTCATGATTCGCAATAGCTGCACAAGAAGTATTTTCTGTATGTGCTAGCAGTTCAAAACCAGGAGGCATGGTTGTAACTGAGTCCCCATGACTCATCCACATAATCACACCATTTTCCACATTAGTAAGCAAGTGTGTGGGTTCATCTATAAGTAATGATGCTTTACCATATTCCCCACGATCAGCTTGGGTTACCTTTCCCCCCAGTTCATTCACCATCAGCTGCATTCCATAACATACACCCAATATGGGAATACCCAATTCCCATATTTCTGGGTCACATTGAGGTGCATAATCGCTATAAACTGACCTAGGACCACCAGATAAAATTATCCCCTTGGGGTTCATTTTCCTTATCTCTTCCGGTGTGATGCGATAGGAAAGCACCTCGGAATATACTTGTGTCTCCCTTATGCGTCGAGCAATCAGTTCCGAATATTGGGAACCAAAGTCTAAAATCACTATCATTTGGCGATCGCCATCTGGGAGATTTTCCTCACTTTGGCATGTTATATCTATTGGTAGACCTACCGCTGTATTCATGATGGTGGGAGTGTGTCTTTGAACATAATTGAGTTACTATGTAGTTGTTAACAACTACGAGCGGTTTGATTTTGACAGTCCATTTAGGTTAGCACAATTTCTCCATTAGCACACAACCTGTTTGACTTTTAATAATAACTTCTCTATTTCGGTCAAAAAGCACAGAACCACAAACTGTTGTTTTCACACTCTGGTCACTATGGCTTTTTATATACTCTTGGGAACGATTGTCAATAGTTTGGGCAATACTGAAATAAATTTGGTTAGTCCAGTTACTACCACTTATAGTATCCAGAAAGCGCAGATGTTGCAGGGCATCCTCCGCCCTGGGACTATGAAATATTATTTGTATATCTTCATACTTTAACCCCAGGATAGCACTATGGGCGACTATAATTTCTCTCCTTCCATCTGCTAAATGATGATGAGTATGAAATATTCCCCCTGCTAGTTTCATTAATTTTCCGTGATAGCCAAATAATAATATTTCTTCAACCCCCAAAAGATGGGCCTCAACTAATAGAGGACCAATCCAATTAGCAGTTTTTACCATGCGTTGCGGATTTATTCCCAATTTTCTCCCCAGGTCTAAACCATTTTCGCCAATACAAAAAACTAAGCTATTAAATTCCTTTGCCTTCGTCCTTAAATCGTCCCGAAAAACCTCAAGCTGTTCTGGTGTACTTAATGGTTGAGATATACCGCTTGTTCCTAATAAAGAAAGTCCTTCCACCACTCCAAAAGCAGGGTTGGAGGTTCTGGTAGCTAGGGAGCGCCCCTCGGGTAAAATCACCGTCACTAGGATTTTTTCCCCCGGAAATAGTAGTTTCTCTAGGTTTTTCCGCAACAATTGCTGGGCGTATGTATAAATAGCAGCCATCCCCTGTAAATCCTTACCAATCCCTTCTCCACCCCTGATAACAATCGTTTCCCCCTCTCCATCATACCATTCTACTTTTGTCCAAATTGGTGTATCTTTAGTTAGATCTAAGTTATCCCCCGGATCACTTCGAGTAATAGCTAAAGCACCACTCTCGGAAATTCCAGCTACCTGTTCAATGGGAATTTCCACTATTTGATCCGGTGAAATTAGATCAACACCCGCTGTATTTAATATACGGCAATGGCGCAACCAATATAACGCCGCTATTGCACCACCACAGGCAAAAACTGGTAGGGTATAACCGGAACGAAACATAAAAAATTTTGTATGTGATAAATTTTGTGTTTTTGTATTTAATTATATAGGTGTTGAATCTTTCAACTTTCCAGAAAAATACCCACCTCTGATAATAAAACTGCCATGGTCTCCCAAGAAATACCCTGTTGAATATAACGGGGTGATTCGGGATTATAAGGACTAGCTATTCGGTCAATGGTGACAATTATGGCACCTTCCGGTAGTACCGCCACATCAGGGTCAAAAGCGGTGGGGCGCATCAAGGAGCTGGAAAATCCTTTAAAAACTGCTATTTTGTCCTCCTCCCCATCAATATTGATGGTGACTACTAGCACTTCCTGAGACCTTTTGCTCGTGTATTCTTCTAAGCACTTAGCAATGGAATTACTCATCACAGTTTATAAACACTTTTATGAAAACTTTAATGTACTGCTGTTCTACCATACTTGCCAAATTTAACCAAGACAAAATAGGTAAGATAGATTATGTAAATTGTTAAGCCAACAATACCTAAAAAGCCAAGAAATGCAGGTGTGCTGTTATGATGGAAATAGTCCTTAAACATTAGGGGTGCTTCGGTCCAAACCTTACAGTAGGCTGAATTCCTAGAATCACCTGAAAAAGCACAGCCCAGAAAGGGCACGGTGCCAATTACCCCTAAAATTCCATAAACGGTTATTGCCCAACGCCAAGAGGTAAAAACCAGTTTTAAAGGTCCTGGGGACTGATACTCAACTTCATCATTCAAATCAACCCAGAACCAGATGGAAAGGGGAATGAGGATCCGAGCTATTAGACCAGATATAAAACTGACTGCAAATCCGCCAATCATCAGGTATACAGTTATAGCCGCAAGACTGGCTACACGCCAGTAAATAGCCAATAACCTTTGTATACAGTCTGAGCTTTGCACAAATGCCCAAATTGTCAAAACTATGGGGATAATTAAATTAAATAGCAACGCCAATCTGTAATCTGTCCACACATAAGGGCGAAACCAAACTTCTTCCAGGTTTGTCATCTCTTGATTAGTCTTGTATTAGTCAATTTGAAGTTGTTTTGGTAATGGGAGACAGGTACCAAAGATTAACACTTTTGACCACCTTTGTCTCCCTATGCTTGACACCGGATGACCACATTTGAACTTCAGTCAAGAATCGGTGCAGCCATCTGAACATGGACTCCTGAATCTCTAATTGTCATTAATGCGACATTCATCTGCATCCGGATTAGCTTCACAATATGCTTCTAAGGAGTTCTTAGGTTTTTCTTGTTTCTGGTGAGAAGCAGCAGCTTGCAGTTCTTCTACCGCATCCCATGCAGCAGCACAAGCTGCAGAGTTGCCACCGGAAATATCACAAACTGCACGAGCTTGTTGGCGTTCTTCTTCGATTTTATCTTCTATGGAGGTTGCTGTTTCTTGAGTGTTTGTCATGAGCTTAGTCTCTTTGATTAACGTTTATATCAGTCTAGAAAAGTTCAAAATTGCCGTTTTGGTTTTATAGTTCACATACTATTCTAACCTCTAGGTTGTTAAGTTAGACTAGAATCCGGAATTATTAATTACTAATAGAGCAACTTACCATATATAGACCGGATCCGTCTCAATGTTTTAAGATTTTAGAATCTCTTTTGCATTCGCGGATGGATCAGTTCATTTAATCCCTCACCCAGTAGTGATAAACCTACCACCATAATAGTCATAGCCAAACCAGGAAAAAGGGTAGTCCACCAAATACCCGTGGGTAAAGCCTCTAAAGCTTGTCGTAAATCGTATCCCCACTCTGGTACCTCTTCTGGTAGTCCCAAACCCAAAAAGCCCAAACCACCCAAAACTAATATGGCATCTGCTGCATTCAGGGTAAATAACACAGGAACACTCTGAATTACATTTAAAAATAAATATCGAGATAACACAGTCCAAGTAGAAGCACCCATGGCTTGGGCAGCTTCGATATATACTTCCGTTTTCACACTCACCGTATGATTACGGACAACTCGATAATATTGGGGGATGTAGGCTATGCTAATGGCGATCGCCGCATTTAAGATTCCCCTACCCACCACAAATGCCAGGGTAACAGAAAGTAGAAGTCCGGGTAGGGTGTAGATACTGTCCATGAGAAATAGCAGGGTTTTATCTAATTTGCCACCTAGATAACCACTGACCATTCCCAGGGGTACGCCCACCACCATACTCAACCCTGTAGCTAATATGACCACCTGTAATGCTGCTTGAGCACCAAAAATGGTACGGGAGAAAACATCATAACCCAAGCGACTAGTGCCAAACCAATATTTTCCCGAGGGGGGTTGATGAATGGGATTGGTCAGAAGTTCTTTAGGGTCAGATAACCACCCCCAATTTTGCCAAACCGGTGCCATAAAAGCCAGCAAGACGAAAAATAGGGTAATTATCAACCCCAGGAGCATGAGTTTGCCAGAGAGATTAGATTGAGCAAAGTTTAAAAAAGAGGGTATTCTTCGTTTTTTGATCTGCATAATGCAAATTGGGGAAATGGCTCAATTGATTTTAACTCACAACCAATCCAACCATTAAGTGGGTGAGTAGAATTAAACATTAAGATGAACGTAGGTTGGGTTGAGGATACGAAACCCAACACCCCCACAGGTTACCCTACAAATTACCCCTTAGGTTTGACACCCTTCCATTCTTGAATCAATTCCTTGTTTTTAAAAACTTGCACCGTTGGTGTACCCACAATTCCAGCATTTTGCGCAATGTCCTGATCCTCATCAATATCGATTTCCACAAAATGTATCCTCCCATCAAAATCATCCACCACCTTGTTGAGTATGGGTTTAAGGGTATGACAAAGACCACAACCAGGAGCAACATACTTTACCACTAACAGGCGATCGGTCCATTAAGTGGGTGAGTGGAATTAAACATTAAGATGAACGTAGGTTGGGTTGAGGATACGAAACCCAACACCCCCACAGGTTACCCTACAAATTACCCCCAATTACCTCACGATATTCCCCCTTAGGTTTGACACCCTTCCATTCTTGAATCAATTCCTTGTTTTTAAAAACTTGCACCGTTGGTGTACCCACAATTCCAGCATTTTGCGCAATGTCCTGATCCTCATCAATATCAATTTCCACAAAATGTATCCTCCCATCAAACTCATCCACCACCTTGTTGAGTATGGGTTTAAGGGTATGACAAGGACCACAACCAGGAGCAACATACTTTACCACTAACAGGCGATCGCTTTCATGGAATAGTTTCCTGAGAGCATAACCACCATGATGGCGTGTTTTCTGTAGATTGAACTCGGTGGGGGGAATTTCTTGTTGGGGTTGGGTGGTGGATTCTGGAGTTGGTTCCGATTGGGTTTGATGGAATTCCTGAATTAAACCCCCTGATGATAACCATCTTTCTGCTAATAGTGCTGCTTGACAACCAGTACCCGCAGCGGTGATTGCTTGACGAAATTCATGGTCTTGAACATCACCAGCAGCAAACACCCCCTCCACACTAGTTTCCACATTTCCATGTCTGGTGACAATGTAACCTATCCCATCTAGCTCCAATTGTCCCTGAAATAGCTCTGTATTTGGTTTATGTCCTATGGCGTAAAATAAACCCCTAGCAGGAATGGTATTTTCTTCCCCTGTATGGTTGTTACGCACTTGCACCCCCACCATTTGCTCCTTACCGATTACATCTACCGCTTCTGTATGCCAGTGAACCTTGATTTTAGAATTACTTAAAACCCGATC is a window encoding:
- a CDS encoding SRPBCC family protein, translated to MTQLLQQSIQINAPATLVEQCLTDLHLMHQWLNPLLRCEPLGEVWTTEIGSRSRFMIQIPGIKPTLNVVVIERQPGLIVWGFKGFFQGSDRWECQPLSQGTLLINSFEFKIPNPIISWGFNTFAASWTKSDMRSQLVRFKNVAEGLAKSPKYAL
- the larC gene encoding nickel pincer cofactor biosynthesis protein LarC, which encodes MSKIAYFQCPTGISGDMCLGAFVSLGVPVNYLLEKLGGLGIDQEYELESELVHRQTQQATKIHVNLTSYHHDHDHNHHHHHGRHLPEIEKMILAANLPTRAADWSLAVFRQLAVAEGAVHGIAPEKVHFHEVGAVDAIVDIVGTCLSLDWLGIDSDETGLPLVYCSAFPTGGGTVRAAHGRMPVPVPAVLKLWEMTNSPVYSNGIDRELVTPTGAAIATTLARSFGSPPPMVLKQVGLGAGSLDLPIPNILRIWLGETSPDPLHIHKLQVNDGDPHGQGEETICVLETQIDDLSPQAIGYVFEALFAAGAVDVFTQSIGMKKSRPGILLSAICHPENLTGCQEVIFRETTTLGIRYTTQQRRILQRDMQTVQTPYGQVAVKVAWQGKTSQKVITNVQPEYEDCANLARQHHLPWREIQRLALHHWYASQP
- a CDS encoding L-threonylcarbamoyladenylate synthase translates to MARILEIHPDNPQNRRIEDIRLALSGGAVMLYPTDTVYAIGCDLNAKSAVERVKKIKRLANDKPLTFLCPSLSRVATYAFVSDIAYRIMKSLIPGPYTFLLPATKLVPRLVQNPKRKTTGIRVPNHHLCLALLESLGNPIISTSAHLPLYDMDDLNVDIDIHPSKMDLFDRLDSLVDIIIDTGEEPKNQVSTILDLTDNQPIITRKGMGWEAVAAWI
- a CDS encoding HetZ-related protein; the encoded protein is MKANPVNLPNFRPALDGDSQDSPLASSKTLVQLLSEEIESQVKASSGCIQAVVNRITKEVERICDKSSRIQTSGQVKSWQATLAKHRLQKCLRYYQLGSRQGRVELHSSLGAIVYRHVTTAGSELGFEARYNLIEDFLQAFYIEAIKAFRRENELAEDYTPRTQLELAEYMAFTEQYAKRRINLPGGANQQLIVLRAQGFARRQPQETTVDIEMAVDSAKTEEAESYQRNLAVQQIRSQMVAKPTFDPSEESERDRVITELMKYLQSQGQADCMNYLSLKLQDLSAPEIDQILGLTSRQRDYLQQRFKYHVEKFAKQHHWQLVHQWLGAGLEHKLGLSSQQWDLFWNQLTEQQQQIFQLKTTMENDQAIAKAVQCTPKQLQKRWTQMLELAWAIRNGNMEVKTC
- a CDS encoding DUF751 family protein yields the protein MFDGFWNNVFRYPRYLVTIVLGLLVNTFDPLIPLLKRPGTLLAIIGLFVGGFFFLTLTLRAMLGLSAI
- the rbfA gene encoding 30S ribosome-binding factor RbfA, with the translated sequence MATNRRVSRVAELIKREVSQMLIHGIKDDRVGVGMVSVTDVDVSGDLQHAKIFVSIYGTEEAKAETMAGLKSATGYVRSELGARVRLRRTPEVIFVEDHSLERGTKVLNLLNQLQQKREDSHQD
- a CDS encoding DUF4327 family protein gives rise to the protein MSVSTVPSINYYSLDVIQYEASQLVRKGIVSRQQPIYTLCQYIPAREWVFVEYELEKCDFLLRDRIGDLIGREQWEND
- a CDS encoding cation diffusion facilitator family transporter, yielding MNYNYLREVRKVLIITLLLNLFVMALKVVVGYATGSLSLLADALHSVTDSANNVLGLVANKFSSPLPDREHPYGHHKFEAVGALGIAAFLGIACFEILQGAIEKIIRGGSPVRISGPELWLLLIVLGVNIFVAFYERNVGTRIGSSILVADAKHTMSDVWVTISVLGGLIGIWWFNFQWLDVVLAFPVALLVFWSGWSVLKENLPWLVDQMAIAPEAIHGIATSVPGVINCHDIASRGVIGRQVFIEMHLVVDTPEVETAHQITEEVENKLQERYSPVRIIIHIEPPAYQSENISFGN